The following DNA comes from Pongo pygmaeus isolate AG05252 chromosome 9, NHGRI_mPonPyg2-v2.0_pri, whole genome shotgun sequence.
ACATTAAAGAACATCCCCCAGTGTATTATTTTCTATGAGAGTTCAAAGATACAACAAATCTATTCCAGCACTTAAATATTAGAagtgttaaatatttataattctcAATCTGCTCTTATTCCCTCCACCAGCAGATTTAGGAGATGGAGACACAGAGAACTACACAATGAGAAATCTTCCTGGGGAGATGGGAGGAGTGAGAAGTCCTACCAGGATGAAATCAGCTTGATTCTACTGATGCTTGCTACCCTATATCATGAAAGTAGATTTAAGCTGGTCCTATGAATAGCAAATCCAGGCTGTAAGAGTCTACTTGGATAGACAAAAGCctcaattataaaaacaaaacaagacaaaacaactCAAAGCTTACCTGAGAGTCTGTAGTTTACACTCTGGGTGTTTCAAGGCTTCACACAATGACTTTACTCCATTATCCCCTATATCACTCCCTTTTAGGTCAAGATGCATCAGATTCTTGTTATGAATCAAAGAAGTAGAGATATCCTGACAACCATCAGGGAAAGTGATAAATTTCAAccttcagaagaaaaatatgcaGGAGGTATTACAAAATCATTTCTCTCCTTGGTTACAGGATCTTTCTTTTCAATCTAATTCTTGGATATTACATGAATattcttttatcttattttcatcTAAAACAATTGGGTTATAACTTCAATTTCTATTTATGACCTGATAATTGACACTCCCAAGTTTTTTTTACCTTAACGGAAAAGGAGGTGATAACACCATGAAAAGCAGAAGAGGAGCCTCTtaaacttgtaatcccaggaatgACTATCAAAAATTATCAGGGCTATTCCAAGTACTACAATAACAttaattcacaatagccaaatctTTAAATAATCCAAGGTTAATTCACAATTAGCATCAACTGTTTGATGTGCAGTAATAACAAAACACTGTTGCAAAACATGCTGTGTCATCTTGGGGACTGCTTTAGGCATACGGAGGCAGGTGTACGGAGGCAGCCCAAGCAAAATAATGAAGTTAAATCTGCcaatttttttcctactttctaCCTCCTAACTCAGTCAATGTCAGATATTTCTGATTCTTCTATAGTGTCTCTGCTAGTCCCCAATGCCCTTCTGTTCACTGTCCAAAACCTCGCTTTGTAACACCACCTTTCCTCCTTTCTGCCCAccacccaccctccaccctcactcCCCTCACCCCAGGCAAGTACTCACAGGAAAATAAAGCTTTTACCCATTTACAGCACTAACCATCCTCATCTAGTAAAAGTGCCtaaggcactcagtaaatacaaACAGCACCATCTCACTTACTAGGGAAAAGGGACCACAGTAAGACAGACCACATTAAGGTGGCACAGACTGAGAACAGTCATCATGGTGTCATCCCACTGACGCAACCCTCCCATTCTAAGAAAGGAAGTCAGTTAACCCAGAAGgcattggctattgtgaagatcCGGATTGATGACATCCAGTGAAGGGGCAATATGGGGGAAATGTTTAGGGATGAGTGGAAAGGACTTCCAGGAACCCCTTAATCATAACATACATCTAGTTGTCTTACTACATCTAAATGCAAGACCAAACCGACTCTAGATGCTTGAAATCTAAGGTCAGAACTCACTAAAAACACTGAGATCAGGAGGAAAATATTTGGTGAGAAGCctgtccccagcccccacccaaaAGAACATCTATTTTCAGTGCTAATGAAACAAGGATCTATCATTTGTTCAGCATTCAGTTCATACTAAGCAACAAATGCACCTTGTACATATTGACAGGCACAAAATACAGAGATTAGGATCAATTTCAGCTCCTAGTGGAGTCCTTACACAAAAGGGTAAGAGACATGTGAACAATCAACATTTTAAAGTGATTATCTAGAATCCaattaagataaattaaaatttaaaaaagactgaCAGCATCCAATGTTGGCAAAGATTACCCTTATTCCTAACAGGTTAGGGAAACCTCCAGGGGTCTATTAACAAGAGACAAATTAtagtatagttatatatataaaacaaattatagtatagttatacaatggaatactaatcagcaataaaaaagaaactactgAAAGTTGcaacaaaatggataaattttagAAGACATTTTGTTGAGCACAAGAAGATggatatggccaggtgtggtggctcatgcctgtaatcccagcactttgggaggccaaaatgggtagatcacttgaggtcaggagtttgagaccagcttggccaacatggtgaaaccccgtctctactaaaaatacaaaaattagccaggtgtggtggtgcgtgcctgtagtcccacctactcgggaggctgaggcaggagaatggcttgaacccgggaggcagaggttgcagtgagccgagattgtgccactacactccagcctggtgacagagcaagactgtctcaaaaagaaaaaaaaaaagaaaaagaagataaattaaaaaaaaaatacatactgtaTAAATCAATCAAAATGATTCCAAAAAGATACAAAGCTGATCTCTGGTGACAGAGATTAGAAAATGATTGTCTCTGAGAATGGATGGGGTGAGAAGATTGAACAGAAAGGGataggctgggcattgtggctcatgcctgtaatcccagcactttaggaggctgaggcaggaggatctcctcagctcagaagtttcagaccagcctgggaaacacagtgagaccacatctctacaaaaaaacatagcctggcatagtggtacatgcccgtaatcccagctacttgggaggctgaggtggcaggattgcttgagcccaggagttctagctGCAATAgcgtcattgcattccagcctgggcaacagagtaagatcctgtctcaagaaaaaaaaaaggaaagaaaaaaaggtacaagggacctttctgagataaatgaaaatattttctatcttgttttGGGTGTGTTGGTTATAAAGATGTTTACACTTGTCAGAACTCAACAAACTGAACATTATTTGTGGACTTTGTTAAATGCAAATTTTtcctcaatagaaaaaaatttaagaagatagTAAGTTCCAGAATATGTCCTTGAAAGTGCATTGGTGACCTGCCTAGAATGTTTTAGCTCTGTGCTCTTCATTTAGAAAGTTCCTAATCAAGCCTGAAAAACCCATGTGAACAGCTACTATGCCCTGTGGAATCACTCTGAGAACAAGTTAGTAATGATCCCATGTCCCCAGAGGATTCCATTGTTCCTGTTTGAGTATTTTACACAATGGATTATAAGTATTTGTTTAGCATTGGCTTCCCCTAACGAGTATGAGTGGAGGATGGGACACAGAAAGAAATTAGAATAACTCCATTAAATTTTCTCATACCAGACTTACAGTAGCTTTTGCAGTTTACAGTTTGGATGCCTTAGTTCATGGTGCAGGATATTCATTGCTGATTTATCAAGGTTGCTATGGCACAGGTCCAATTgtctcaagtgttcatttgtatgAAGCACAGAACAGAGATCTTGCCAACAGTGAGTAATGCGATCACCGTCCCTTTGCATAAataattgagaaaagaaaaacaatgctgATTTTATTTCAGCCTAGCCAACTCTCAGAGGATAGTATTGGGGTAAAAGTAAGTGTACTTTGGAAAGGCAAGAGCATCCAGTGCAGCTCCACCGTGGGCACAGTCCACCAGGAAGTCTTCCTCTGGGCACTCCAGAGGCCTTATTTGTCCAAAAGCTCTCCCATTTCCCATCCACTCCCTTcaacacatacaaaataaaaaccagagaAGCTTTACTTTAGAGGAAGCAACTCAGGAGGGATAAGAGAGAAGTATTCAAATACTTGAAGAGccaatatcaaaaagaaaaataaaatttggtcaCAAAGAATATGATTAGGATTAGTAGGTAGACATTAGGTGTAAAGTGGTGTAGATTAAAAACCACAGGCCTGAGCCCCAGGtctaccacttactagccatATTATTTTAAGAGAGTTGCATCAGTTCTATAACTTGCAAattttcatcatctataaaatggaaatattgtcTCCTTTCACAAAGTTGTGGAAATTTAATAGTGCATTTTAAAGGGTACACAAAAGCACACTGTAAACTTTAAATACTTTATGATTTAATTATTAGGAATATTATCAATAAACTCATGAACAAATAAAGGGTAATAAAACAGGGGACAACCTTGTGCTTATAAGGTCGACAATGGAGCAGCTCTGAGTCCCAATTCAACACTGCCACTCACTGAACTTAGTTATTCTGGAAAATGTACTAACCTATGTGAGCCTCAGCTTCATCATCTTGATAAATGAAGATAATAGTATCTATTTTTTAGGATTACTGTGAAGATTCAATAAGGCAGTATGTAGAAAATGCTTAGCAAATGTCTCATGCTATAAGTGTTCCTAGTAATCAGTAactgttatatacatatatatgtatatattaaatataatatatataaaacatgtaaaagTCTAGTGTGTTGCCTTATATATAACAGctagtcaataaatattcattcccATATCTTAAATCGGAATGAATGACAGTTCATAGTGATGGTCTATATCACTTGAGGtcttaaatttataaaaacaagataataaattattcattcaAGAATTCAAGTGTTTCCTCTGTGTGAACACTAGATAAAATGGTGAACCATACAGAGCTCCTGCTCTCACAAAGCTTACAATGTAGTTATATTGTAGAAGAGACTGAGGTCAcctacagtttttcttttaaaacactgGGTTCTCTGGCTCCTTATTTTAGCAACAATGCCAACTCTAGTACTATGTAACTCTACAACATAGATAAGGAAAGCTAGCAGGAGAACTGGCAATCTAGTGGCCAGAATACTGTTCTAGCATTTACTATTAGGCATAAAAGATGTTTTAATGCCCTGTTAAATCACATCTTCTTTAAATAGAACTCTGAAGTCAGAATTAAGAAAATTGACTGAAGATTACTCACAATTTTCCAAGGTGGGTAAAGGTCATAGCATCAGGGCCCACAATTTCTACTCCCACAGTttgcaaataaatgaaatgtatgcTCTTATAAGAAAGGAGTGATTCTGCAATTGTATATAATGGTACTGAAACAGCTTGGATAAAGTTAGCAAACCAAGAAATTACAATCAGATGTGTGACCTCAGTCAAGTTATATGCCTTCTTGGTACCACAATTTTGTCCtaagcaaaatggaaataatagcaCCTACCTAATAAGACTATCAGAAGACTAAATGAGATCAAGGACTTAGAAGACTGTCAGGTTATGTGATAAGCACTCAGCCACTTAACTATTATTTGATGTGTGCTTGAATCAAGAAATTTTCTAGGTATATGTCTCTGAGTTTTGTAATCTTAAAAATAGAGATAGTTGCCAACAACATTAAATTGGATATTATGTTAAATATCCAGTTCACTATACAACTATATAGTACATAAGAAGTCCtcaattaattttatatacatcTGGGAATGAATTCCATAGTTCAATTCTTTCCTCAGATTTAGATGGGTAGTCAGAAAAGGCAAACTGAGAAAGGAGGTAGAGTAGAATAATGTACGTAAAACACTTaaggttcatttcttttttcaaaaatatttatttggcatcTACTATTTCTTACTAACCTCCAGTGTCTCCAGATAGGCATTAAAGGGCTGAGACCCTTCACAAACTACAAAACAAAGGCCAACCAATGTCTGGGCAATAGAGAAAGCAAGCTAGGTCAGTAGAGTACACAGGAATATAATACAGAGAGATAACCTATGTTTACCAGGTTCAGCAGAAAATTTCTGGTCCCTTATTTTGGATGACATTATCTTTAGAAATTAAATATACTTATTATCATGGATGCAAGTTGTGCCATGCTACATTCCTCCTTGAAGACTGAAGTGCTCATTCCCCCTGAGTTGTTGGGATTGTCAATAATTGAGAGTCCTCAGCCCAGTCCCTCTCCTGGTATTGCCTTCAGGCCAAAAAAGCCATCTCAGGAAAGTTTTTGCCCACTCCTCACCAGTAGCCATGATTGGTCAATAAGGGGTTTAAATGCTTAGCCTCCCTGCCTCAAGATGGGACAACTCCCAAGGGTTATCTCAGCTCTGGGACCTCAGCTAAACTCCTCCTCCCTCTGACAAAATCTACTTCTTCTCTCCCTTACAGGGCACTTCCAGGGAATGGCCCTAACACACTTACCAAGTGTTAGTCGGGAGGCTTGTTTTTAATATCTTCTTCTCAAATACCCCAGTTACAGACAGCCTGATGGTCCGCAAACACCGGCAGTGCTTAAGGCAGAAAGAAGATACAAGCAAATCTATTTTCTCACAAATATTAATGGCAACCTTTGGGAAATATCTCATTGCCTGGCTTATAAATGCTTTATCTTGAGTCTCATACAGATAGTGAAACAACTCCAGAAATCCCAGCTGTGATGGAGAATAGTCACTGTTTCCTAATACTTCCATACACTGAAGTAACTTTGATTTTATCTTCAGTGACATTTTACAGTTAAAAGTCCTCTCCAGTTGTTTTACTCGATCTTCATTCAAAAGGCCAAACAAAAAGCACTTCATCTGTGTCAACTGGGGGTCTTTATAACTTGTGCTTTGAAGTAACGACTTCAAATCTTCAAAAGGCTGGCAGGAAGGGTTCCAAGCTTCCCAATTGCCTTTCAACATATAGAACATAGCTGCAAAAAACTCCTGAACATGAAGGTGGGTGAACACATAGCAGTTTTCATACTCTGCGTCCTTTTTAATAATATTGCTGTCCATAAAACTTGAGACATCAGATTTAGTTAACCCAAGCCTTCTGAGATTTTCTCTGTAAAACACATAAGTCATAGTCCATATTCCTTTGGCAGCGACTTGGCACAGTCTTCTCAGCTGGGCTTGGTTGGGTAGACTAGGAGAGCGTCCATCTACTGGTGTGAACAAGCTAGAAATATAGCAGGTAAACAGAGCCGTGGTTGTTTGGCAGGTCAATGTGACATCCCCACCCTTCTCCATTTGCTGCTTCAGACAAGTACAAGTGGCCCAGCACACTAGGGGGACTTGGCACATGCTAAACAGCATCTCGTTGCTTTTTAGTGAACTGAATACTTTCATGGCCCACCTCTTATCTTCAAAAAACTGGTAAATATACTCCTGTCTTGCATCCTCAGACATTCCTAGTAGCTCTACATAACGGTGATTCTTCAACAACTGCTTTAGTCTCTTAGAGGTTGTGAGTCTTGTTGTCACCAATAAGGATGCCTCAGGGAGCATCACTTTCCTCAGCAAACTACTCATGAGGAAGGACACTGGGTGTTCTTGGGTCCAGTCTTCACACAGTGCAAACTCAGGTTCTTCAAAGGCAAAGTTCAGTTCATCAAAACTGTCAATAATAAACAAGAGGCTACTTGGCTGGGATATGATTTCTTCAATGGGGCCTTCTGTGCTGGGCCAGTCCTTTGATATCAATTGAGCAAAGCTTCTCTCTTTCAGCTGGTTAATTTCTCTCCCGTTGAGATAAAAAACATACTTAAACCTCTGCTGGTAGAGATTGCCCTCTGCCCAATCTAACATTGCCTTTCTCACCAAGGTTGTTTTCCCAACTCCAGCAGCTCCCTGAAGCACCACGACCTGCGGCTGTTCACCGGTTTTGACATCCACATCAAACAAATGTTCCAACAGTTTTCTATCTTTCTCTGCAATTCCATGATGGAAATCTTCAGGCTTCCCAGCCAAAGACTTCTTGTCCCAAGTGATGcaaaatttttcctttattctaattctgtattctgttccatcacCTAAGTCAGAATGGCaaaggtaaaaaaacaaaaacaaagacacatgATCAAAACAAATTCTATGAAATGTAATGTCAAGAATACCGAACTTGGAGTTAGGACCAAGAAAGAACATAGGCTGAAATCAGagctggttttgatttttttaaaataatataaatcaaataaaaatattcctataGATTTAAAACCTGTATTAGATACTGTAATAAAAACCAGAATTGATGATGCGAAAAAATTTGTGATGGGAAATAAAAACTGGATTCACTTTagacatattttttcttctttgtacttttccTTCTACATAGAAAAAAGATGATAGATGTGGAGAACAGAGCTGTcatccagattaaaaaaaaaaaagaacagaggcaACCACTAACAATAGGGAAGACGCCAAGACACACCTGAATCAACAGATCAAAATAATTTACTTTGTACAAGTAAAAAGTTAATAGAAATAAACATTGAATCGTagcttaaataatattttgaaaaaaagaaaaacatcctaagtgaaatagaatgaaaatataCTTCATCTTTACTTGCTTAAGTCTGATCCCTCCTTTAGATCTCTATTAAAAGGATAGGATCTCAGGGGAGAACTCTCTGAACCTCATTGCTAGACTACTTCCCCTTTTTATATATTCTCAAAACAGTATATTTTTCATTCACAGTACATGTCACTAGCtataattactttatttttaaaataaatgatgcaCTTGGCTAGGGGCTTCATCATTGCATGTTCAGTGTCTAACACATTTCCTTGCACATAAGTGTCAAATATATttgtgcaataaaaaaatgagagaatacaATGATATAATTGAGTACTTTACAACTTTTGAATAAGGTATAACTATAGGTTCTAATATCCCCCcaaataataaccaaaaaagatatgaagtttctgggaattaTGTACAATATGATCCTCTCCtggaaaaaagataaacaaacttTATGTATCTGAAAACCTATACCATATACACCAATATATTAATATTGGTTATTTCTGAATAGTAGGATTGGGAATGGGGAGTAGGAAGAATGAGAAACTcactttatgtaattttaaaatatttgaatctttttttaaaaatagctcatTTTGCTTATGtgaagtttaaaaacaaagataaaacataaacaaatgatagctaaaaaatcccaaaaagtgaaaataatgatTGGCCAggcagggagaagaaaaacaCTATTTACCTAAAACTAAAACCTACCACGAAACTATAGTAATTCAAACAGCGTGATGTTGGTACACTCACAGAGAAAATAATCAGTAAATCATTGCTGtacttcttattttctattttgtacttACAGTATTTTCCAAAGTTCCTATAATAAATAGTTTACTTTTATCacaattttcaaataataatttgaagacatttattagctgtgtgcaATTATCTACACATAAGAGGGAAATAGCCATTAggtttgaaataataataaaacaaaaattattagccATGAGTTTTTTTCTCTTACCACAAAGATATACTTCTTTATATTGAATCAGAAATTAAGGTCACAGTGGGATGTCATACTCAAGGTCATTTAATGTAACaagcaatttttctattttagtgcTTGGGATGAAGTAAGTTTTCAATTATTTCTTGAATGAAATAATGTGGCTTGTTAGAATGTGGCTGGGTTAAGAATAAAAGTTTCTCACTTGATCTAATTTTCTTTCTactgtaattccatttatataaattggAATTAAATTATGTAGAATTCAAAACAAAGTGGGGAAATGGTGTTAATAAACCAGTGGTCTGACATCCCCAACCTTTTGGGCACCAGGggccagtttcgtggaagacaaatTTTCCATGGATGTAGGAGGTAGGggtggcagggcagggaggggagatgatttcaggatgattcaattgcattacatttatcatcagattctcataaggagcatacaACCTAAATCCCTTGaatgcacaattcacaatagggtttgtgctcctatgagactAAAgcagctgctgatctgacaggaggcggagctcaggtggtaaagTCGTGTGGCCTACCACTCATCTCCTGCTATGCGACCTGATTCCCGAGGGGCCGCCGACCAGTAGGGGTCCGTGGCCCTGGGGACCCCTGTGTTAACTATGACTGAGAAGACCTGGTTCTAGAAATCAGTTTTTATATGAACCAGTTGGTCACCACTCCTAGAATTTAATTACACCACCATCTTTAAAGAAAGTAGATGTGATAAACTGAAAGTTTCCTCCCAACTCAGTGACTTTtagtacataaaatataaacattaatataCCTTTGTGCATCAGCCCTTCTTTTAGCAGGCATTCTAAACACTGTTCTCTTGAGGACCTGAATTAACAAGGCCCTGATTGTGACTTTGGCCAGAGAGTGTTTTGCCGATCCTTTTTGGGTGACATTCAGGGAACAGGTGGGGTATCAGAAGAAGTTAACAAGATTTGAACAAAAGTCCTTGGGAGATAAATCGCCATCCTGTATCAAAACTTTGAATGCCTCCCAAATCTGATGAAAGGCCTAACTACTCACCCAGCACTGCCTCCTGATCTT
Coding sequences within:
- the NLRP14 gene encoding NACHT, LRR and PYD domains-containing protein 14 isoform X2; the encoded protein is MADSSSSFFPDFGLLLYLEELNKDELNTFKLFLKETMEPEHGLTPWTEVKKARREDLANLMKKYYPGEKAWSVSLKIFGKMNLKDLCERAKEEINWSAQNIGPDDAKAGETQEDQEAVLGDGTEYRIRIKEKFCITWDKKSLAGKPEDFHHGIAEKDRKLLEHLFDVDVKTGEQPQVVVLQGAAGVGKTTLVRKAMLDWAEGNLYQQRFKYVFYLNGREINQLKERSFAQLISKDWPSTEGPIEEIISQPSSLLFIIDSFDELNFAFEEPEFALCEDWTQEHPVSFLMSSLLRKVMLPEASLLVTTRLTTSKRLKQLLKNHRYVELLGMSEDARQEYIYQFFEDKRWAMKVFSSLKSNEMLFSMCQVPLVCWATCTCLKQQMEKGGDVTLTCQTTTALFTCYISSLFTPVDGRSPSLPNQAQLRRLCQVAAKGIWTMTYVFYRENLRRLGLTKSDVSSFMDSNIIKKDAEYENCYVFTHLHVQEFFAAMFYMLKGNWEAWNPSCQPFEDLKSLLQSTSYKDPQLTQMKCFLFGLLNEDRVKQLERTFNCKMSLKIKSKLLQCMEVLGNSDYSPSQLGFLELFHYLYETQDKAFISQAMRYFPKVAINICEKIDLLVSSFCLKHCRCLRTIRLSVTGVFEKKILKTSLPTNTWDGDRITHCWQDLCSVLHTNEHLRQLDLCHSNLDKSAMNILHHELRHPNCKLQKLLLKFITFPDGCQDISTSLIHNKNLMHLDLKGSDIGDNGVKSLCEALKHPECKLQTLSLESCGLTEAGCLDLSLAVISNKRLTHLCLADNVLGDGGIKLMSDALQHAQCTLKSLVLRRCHFTSLSSEYLSTSLLHNKSLTHLDLGSNWLQDNGVKLLCDVFRHPSCNLQDLELMGCVLTNACCLDLASVILINPNLRSLDLGNNDLQDDGVKILCDALRHPNCNIQRLGLEYCGLTSLCCQDLSSALICNKRLIKMNLTQNTLGYEGIVKLYKVLKSPKCKLQVLGNNDP
- the NLRP14 gene encoding NACHT, LRR and PYD domains-containing protein 14 isoform X1 — protein: MADSSSSFFPDFGLLLYLEELNKDELNTFKLFLKETMEPEHGLTPWTEVKKARREDLANLMKKYYPGEKAWSVSLKIFGKMNLKDLCERAKEEINWSAQNIGPDDAKAGETQEDQEAVLGDGTEYRIRIKEKFCITWDKKSLAGKPEDFHHGIAEKDRKLLEHLFDVDVKTGEQPQVVVLQGAAGVGKTTLVRKAMLDWAEGNLYQQRFKYVFYLNGREINQLKERSFAQLISKDWPSTEGPIEEIISQPSSLLFIIDSFDELNFAFEEPEFALCEDWTQEHPVSFLMSSLLRKVMLPEASLLVTTRLTTSKRLKQLLKNHRYVELLGMSEDARQEYIYQFFEDKRWAMKVFSSLKSNEMLFSMCQVPLVCWATCTCLKQQMEKGGDVTLTCQTTTALFTCYISSLFTPVDGRSPSLPNQAQLRRLCQVAAKGIWTMTYVFYRENLRRLGLTKSDVSSFMDSNIIKKDAEYENCYVFTHLHVQEFFAAMFYMLKGNWEAWNPSCQPFEDLKSLLQSTSYKDPQLTQMKCFLFGLLNEDRVKQLERTFNCKMSLKIKSKLLQCMEVLGNSDYSPSQLGFLELFHYLYETQDKAFISQAMRYFPKVAINICEKIDLLVSSFCLKHCRCLRTIRLSVTGVFEKKILKTSLPTNTWDGDRITHCWQDLCSVLHTNEHLRQLDLCHSNLDKSAMNILHHELRHPNCKLQKLLLKFITFPDGCQDISTSLIHNKNLMHLDLKGSDIGDNGVKSLCEALKHPECKLQTLRLESCNLTVFCCLNISNALIRSQSLIFLNLSTNNLLDDGVQLLCEALRHPKCYLERLSLESCGLTEAGCLDLSLAVISNKRLTHLCLADNVLGDGGIKLMSDALQHAQCTLKSLVLRRCHFTSLSSEYLSTSLLHNKSLTHLDLGSNWLQDNGVKLLCDVFRHPSCNLQDLELMGCVLTNACCLDLASVILINPNLRSLDLGNNDLQDDGVKILCDALRHPNCNIQRLGLEYCGLTSLCCQDLSSALICNKRLIKMNLTQNTLGYEGIVKLYKVLKSPKCKLQVLGLCKEAFDEEAQKLLEAVGVSNPHLIIKPDCNYHNEEDVSWWRCF